One genomic window of Novosphingobium aureum includes the following:
- the recJ gene encoding single-stranded-DNA-specific exonuclease RecJ, whose amino-acid sequence MASRPATVLGIDRSLSGKAWLWRGGNMDISGNGPGYIGGLEDDIVTQLLLSRGVERADLERHRNPSLRAFLPDPSEFQDMDKAATRIAQAVRKGEAVTVYGDYDVDGATSAALLILLLRQLGLDARYYIPDRLLEGYGPSGEALVRLAEEGSNLIVTVDCGAMAHEALDMAGKTGVDVIVVDHHKCAHELPRAAALVNPNRLDESDLAASHGNLAAVGVAFLLAIAVVRELRRDGYFKERREPDLFALLDLVALGTVADVAALHGLNRALVAQGLKVMAKRENIGMAALIDASRLSRAPTCSDLGFALGPRINAGGRVGESTLGVRLLTTTDPDEAASISAQLSRLNDERRAIEQAVQEAADEQVARQDNRSVVVVAGAGWHPGVIGIVAGRLKEKTGKPTLVIALDADEAGQGKGSGRSISGVDLGAAIIAAREAGLLVAGGGHAMACGLTIAPDKLDALADWLDERLAGDVERASANRSMQLDLALAPGGLTPDLVTTLESAGPYGMGWPGPRVAVGPVRVFKADVVGADHVRLIVGGQDGGRFKAMAFRSAETDLGQALLHGSRDRKLFLAGRARIDDWGSRPQAELHIDDAAFAD is encoded by the coding sequence ATGGCTTCGCGACCTGCAACCGTACTCGGTATCGACCGCTCGCTCTCCGGCAAGGCCTGGCTGTGGCGCGGCGGAAACATGGACATCTCGGGCAACGGCCCGGGCTACATCGGCGGACTGGAGGACGACATCGTCACCCAGCTCCTTCTCTCGCGCGGAGTCGAGCGCGCCGACCTCGAGCGGCATCGCAATCCTTCGCTCCGCGCCTTCCTGCCCGATCCCAGCGAATTCCAGGACATGGACAAGGCCGCCACGCGTATCGCTCAGGCCGTGCGCAAGGGCGAGGCAGTGACGGTCTATGGCGACTACGACGTCGACGGAGCGACCAGCGCCGCGCTTCTGATCCTGCTGCTGCGCCAGCTCGGGCTCGATGCGCGCTACTACATCCCCGACCGCCTGCTCGAGGGCTACGGCCCCTCGGGCGAGGCGCTGGTACGCCTCGCCGAGGAAGGCTCGAACCTGATCGTCACCGTCGATTGCGGCGCGATGGCGCACGAGGCGCTCGACATGGCGGGCAAGACCGGTGTCGACGTTATCGTGGTCGATCACCACAAGTGCGCGCACGAGCTTCCCCGCGCCGCCGCCCTCGTCAATCCCAACCGGCTCGACGAGAGCGACCTCGCCGCCTCCCACGGCAATCTCGCCGCGGTCGGCGTCGCGTTCCTGCTCGCCATCGCGGTAGTGCGCGAGCTGCGCCGCGACGGCTATTTCAAGGAACGGCGCGAGCCCGACCTCTTCGCCCTGCTCGACCTCGTCGCGCTGGGCACCGTAGCCGACGTCGCCGCGCTCCACGGCCTCAACCGCGCCCTCGTCGCGCAAGGGCTCAAGGTCATGGCCAAGCGTGAGAACATCGGCATGGCAGCGCTCATCGACGCGAGCCGCCTGAGCCGCGCACCGACCTGCTCGGACCTCGGCTTCGCGCTCGGCCCGCGCATCAATGCGGGCGGGCGCGTGGGCGAATCGACGCTGGGCGTGCGCCTGCTCACGACAACCGATCCCGACGAGGCCGCGAGCATCTCGGCACAGCTCTCGCGCCTCAACGACGAGCGCCGGGCGATCGAGCAGGCCGTACAGGAAGCCGCCGACGAACAGGTCGCGCGCCAGGACAACCGCTCGGTCGTCGTCGTCGCGGGGGCCGGCTGGCATCCGGGCGTGATCGGCATCGTCGCGGGTCGGCTGAAGGAAAAGACCGGCAAGCCCACGCTGGTGATCGCGCTCGACGCCGACGAGGCGGGACAAGGCAAGGGTTCGGGCCGCTCGATCTCGGGCGTGGACCTTGGCGCCGCGATCATCGCCGCGCGCGAGGCCGGGTTGCTGGTGGCTGGTGGCGGCCATGCCATGGCCTGCGGGCTCACCATCGCGCCCGACAAGCTCGACGCGCTCGCGGACTGGCTCGACGAACGTCTTGCCGGTGATGTCGAGCGCGCGAGCGCCAATCGCTCGATGCAACTCGATCTGGCGCTGGCGCCCGGCGGGCTCACCCCCGACCTCGTCACGACGCTCGAGAGCGCGGGACCTTACGGCATGGGCTGGCCCGGCCCGCGCGTCGCGGTCGGGCCGGTTCGGGTGTTCAAGGCCGACGTGGTGGGCGCCGATCACGTGCGCCTGATCGTGGGCGGACAGGACGGCGGACGCTTCAAGGCCATGGCCTTTCGCTCGGCCGAGACCGATCTTGGTCAGGCTTTGCTGCACGGATCGCGCGATCGAAAACTTTTTTTGGCCGGCCGCGCGAGAATCGATGACTGGGGCAGCCGCCCGCAGGCCGAACTGCATATCGACGACGCCGCTTTTGCAGATTGA
- a CDS encoding pirin family protein: MRQIIRQHPALRDDIADLTTRRPLPSRDLPQLDPFLFLNHHGPQTYPAGNGGLPFGPHPHRGFETVSFILAGEMAHLDSGGHESVIGEGGVQWMTAGSGLVHAEISPKSFRQTGGPLEILQLWVNLPAALKMSHPAYTGLQAADIPAIPLEGGTLNLISGEFAGRAGPFASLTGVAMMTLELEAGGKVTLPAPQGRTVFLYVVAGEPLVQGTRAHEAHLVELDQGGDSVEIAAEGPVRLLYGHADPIGEPVAAHGPFVMNTREEIHEAIQDYQAGKFGAVTL, from the coding sequence ATGCGCCAGATCATCCGCCAGCACCCTGCTCTGCGCGACGACATCGCCGACCTCACCACCCGGCGCCCGCTGCCGAGCCGCGATCTGCCCCAGCTCGATCCCTTCCTGTTCCTCAACCACCACGGCCCGCAGACCTATCCTGCGGGCAATGGCGGCCTGCCCTTCGGCCCGCATCCGCACCGCGGCTTCGAGACGGTCAGCTTCATTCTCGCGGGCGAGATGGCGCATCTCGACAGCGGCGGGCACGAGAGCGTGATCGGCGAAGGCGGGGTACAGTGGATGACCGCAGGCTCGGGGCTGGTCCATGCCGAGATCTCGCCCAAGAGCTTCAGGCAGACGGGCGGACCGCTCGAGATCCTGCAGCTGTGGGTCAACCTGCCTGCCGCGCTCAAGATGTCGCACCCGGCCTATACCGGGCTGCAGGCCGCCGACATTCCCGCGATCCCGCTCGAGGGGGGCACGCTCAACCTGATCTCTGGCGAGTTCGCGGGCCGCGCTGGGCCTTTCGCCTCGCTAACCGGCGTCGCGATGATGACGCTCGAGCTGGAGGCGGGCGGCAAGGTCACCCTCCCCGCACCGCAGGGGCGCACCGTGTTCCTCTACGTCGTCGCGGGCGAGCCGCTGGTACAGGGCACGCGTGCGCATGAAGCGCATCTTGTGGAACTGGACCAGGGCGGCGACAGCGTCGAGATCGCCGCCGAGGGACCCGTCAGGCTGCTTTACGGCCATGCCGACCCGATCGGCGAACCCGTTGCCGCGCATGGCCCCTTCGTGATGAACACCCGCGAGGAAATCCACGAGGCGATCCAGGACTATCAGGCCGGCAAGTTCGGCGCGGTCACGCTCTAG
- a CDS encoding NAD(P)H-dependent flavin oxidoreductase: protein MFANDLLRSLRLPVIAAPMFIVSGPELVIAQVKAGILGSFPALNARPASQLDEWLARIAEETAGSAVPFAVNLIVHKTNSRLHEDLALLEKWKVPLVITSLGANTEVNDAVHGWGGKVMHDVIDDRFARKAVEKGADGLIAVAAGAGGHAGVQSPFALVQEIRAWFEGPLALSGSIAHGRSILAAQAMGADFAYVGTPWIATDEANAIDAYKQAIVEGHAADIVNSNLFTGVHGNYLRASITAAGLDPDNLPEGDKSAMDFGSGGSSAAKAWKDIWGAGQGIGAIDAVQSVAARVDRLERQYLAAKQDLARSAGFG from the coding sequence ATGTTCGCAAACGATCTGCTCCGGTCGCTGAGACTGCCGGTGATTGCCGCCCCGATGTTCATCGTTTCGGGCCCGGAGCTCGTGATTGCGCAGGTCAAGGCCGGTATTCTCGGCAGCTTTCCCGCCCTCAATGCGCGTCCCGCAAGCCAGCTTGACGAATGGCTGGCGCGCATCGCGGAGGAAACGGCGGGCAGCGCGGTTCCCTTCGCGGTCAACCTCATCGTCCACAAGACCAACTCGCGCCTGCACGAAGACCTCGCGCTGCTCGAGAAGTGGAAGGTGCCGCTCGTCATCACCTCGCTCGGCGCCAATACCGAGGTCAACGATGCCGTGCACGGCTGGGGCGGCAAGGTGATGCACGACGTCATCGACGACCGCTTCGCCCGCAAGGCCGTCGAGAAGGGTGCAGACGGACTGATCGCGGTCGCAGCCGGTGCCGGTGGTCATGCCGGTGTCCAGTCGCCCTTCGCGCTGGTGCAGGAAATCCGCGCCTGGTTCGAAGGCCCCCTCGCCCTGTCCGGCTCGATCGCCCACGGTCGCTCGATCCTCGCCGCGCAGGCGATGGGCGCGGATTTCGCCTATGTCGGGACGCCCTGGATCGCCACTGACGAGGCGAACGCGATTGACGCCTACAAGCAGGCGATCGTCGAGGGGCACGCTGCCGACATCGTCAACTCGAACCTGTTCACCGGCGTTCACGGCAATTACCTGCGCGCCTCGATCACCGCGGCAGGCCTCGATCCCGACAACCTGCCCGAGGGCGACAAGAGCGCGATGGACTTCGGCTCGGGCGGCAGTTCCGCGGCCAAAGCATGGAAGGACATCTGGGGCGCAGGACAAGGCATCGGCGCTATCGATGCGGTCCAGAGCGTGGCCGCAAGGGTCGACAGGCTCGAGCGCCAGTATCTGGCCGCAAAACAGGACCTCGCCCGCAGCGCCGGGTTCGGCTGA
- a CDS encoding AHH domain-containing protein has protein sequence MRQAGTDRRFLPFRAVNAKHRPGHDPGLQRHHLLPRQLLGKACFVALFEELADRRQRFEDFRENGLLLPCNEAAAMRLALPMHRGPHRRYSELVIERVGQIEAHWARSRATVPERAASDASMRLALLQRALRRYLLEGRGQRAVLNRHDVPRREADFAELDAMVEGLWTASGMESGGGFLKAA, from the coding sequence ATGAGGCAGGCGGGCACGGACAGACGATTTCTTCCCTTCCGTGCCGTCAATGCCAAGCACCGCCCCGGGCACGATCCCGGGCTGCAACGCCATCACCTGCTACCCCGCCAGCTGCTCGGCAAGGCCTGCTTTGTAGCGCTCTTCGAGGAGCTCGCCGACCGGCGCCAGCGCTTCGAGGATTTCCGCGAGAACGGGCTTCTCCTGCCCTGCAACGAAGCGGCCGCGATGCGGCTTGCACTTCCCATGCACCGGGGCCCGCATCGCCGCTACAGCGAGCTGGTGATCGAGCGCGTCGGCCAGATCGAGGCGCATTGGGCGCGCAGCCGTGCCACGGTGCCCGAGCGGGCCGCAAGCGATGCCTCGATGCGGCTTGCGCTTCTGCAGCGCGCCCTGCGGCGCTATCTGCTGGAAGGGCGCGGACAGCGCGCGGTGCTCAATCGCCACGACGTGCCGAGGCGCGAGGCCGACTTTGCCGAACTCGACGCGATGGTCGAGGGCTTGTGGACGGCGAGTGGTATGGAGTCGGGCGGCGGTTTCCTGAAGGCGGCCTGA
- a CDS encoding flavodoxin family protein — MHDEGASEDDREPQGLLIVWHSRTGASRALAQAAHTGALAAQGSEEARASMRLIEAAEVAPADLLGARGYIFACPENLASMSGAMKEMFDRCYYPVLGRIEGRAYATVIAAGSDGSGAQAQIDRIVTGWRLRRVAEPMIVNLEAQTPEAILAPKTVPDKRLAQCRELGEALAEGLSMGVF; from the coding sequence ATGCACGACGAGGGCGCTAGCGAGGACGACCGGGAGCCGCAGGGGCTGCTGATCGTCTGGCATAGCCGGACGGGGGCCTCGCGGGCGCTGGCGCAGGCAGCGCATACGGGAGCGTTGGCAGCGCAGGGCTCGGAAGAGGCGCGGGCATCGATGCGTCTCATCGAGGCCGCCGAGGTGGCCCCTGCCGACCTGCTTGGCGCGCGCGGCTACATCTTTGCCTGTCCGGAAAACCTCGCGAGCATGAGCGGGGCGATGAAGGAGATGTTCGATCGCTGCTATTATCCCGTCCTTGGACGTATCGAGGGCAGGGCCTATGCGACCGTGATCGCGGCGGGTTCCGATGGCAGCGGCGCGCAGGCGCAGATCGACCGTATCGTCACCGGATGGCGATTGCGGCGCGTGGCAGAACCGATGATCGTCAATCTCGAGGCGCAGACCCCCGAGGCCATCCTTGCGCCCAAGACCGTGCCGGATAAGCGCCTCGCACAGTGCCGTGAACTGGGCGAGGCGCTGGCCGAGGGGCTTTCCATGGGTGTGTTCTGA
- the leuA gene encoding 2-isopropylmalate synthase, translating into MTMLKDPSVKYRSFPQIALPDRQWPSQVITKAPRWLSTDLRDGNQALIDPMGAEKKTRFFDLLVEVGLKEIEVGFPSAGATEYDFIRGLVDNDRIPEDVLVQVLTQSRQDLIEKSFESLAGAHGAIVHLYNAVSPLWREVVFGMERAEVRQIAENGAKILRDQAAKYPQTKWHFEYSPETFSTAELDFSIECCEAVMDILQPTPEHPIILNLPATVEAATPNIYADQIEYFCRNLPNRESAVISLHTHNDRGTGVAAAELGLMAGADRVEGCLFGNGERTGNCCLVTVALNMYTQGVDPELDFSDIDKVIQTVEYCNQLKVAERHPYGGELVFTAFSGSHQDAIKKGFAAQEKRNDQMWSVPYLPIDPADLGRDYEAVIRVNSQSGKGGFAWVIEQDQGLKLPKRMQAHFSKHVQELADQLGRELQAGDIWDVFRKAYRLDAPQRFQLIDWDEARSADGSRVFAGKIGVDGKEQSVSGRGKGLISSVVATLAESFGLSIDVRDYAEHSMGKDSNARAAAYVECVTPAGQVIWGVGIDEDVATASVRAVLSAANALA; encoded by the coding sequence ATGACCATGCTCAAAGACCCCTCGGTAAAGTACCGAAGCTTCCCGCAGATCGCCTTGCCCGATCGCCAGTGGCCCTCGCAGGTGATCACCAAGGCACCGCGCTGGCTCTCCACCGACCTGCGCGACGGCAACCAGGCGCTCATCGATCCCATGGGCGCGGAGAAGAAGACCCGCTTCTTCGACCTGCTGGTCGAAGTCGGCCTCAAGGAAATCGAGGTTGGTTTCCCGAGCGCGGGCGCGACCGAGTACGACTTCATCCGAGGCCTCGTCGACAACGACCGCATCCCCGAGGACGTCCTCGTGCAGGTGCTGACTCAGTCGCGTCAGGACCTGATTGAGAAGTCGTTCGAGAGCCTCGCAGGCGCGCACGGCGCGATCGTTCACCTCTATAATGCCGTCTCGCCGCTGTGGCGCGAGGTGGTCTTCGGCATGGAGCGCGCCGAAGTGCGCCAGATCGCCGAGAACGGCGCGAAGATCCTGCGTGATCAGGCCGCCAAGTACCCGCAGACCAAGTGGCACTTCGAGTACAGCCCCGAGACCTTCTCGACCGCAGAGCTCGATTTCTCTATCGAATGCTGCGAGGCGGTGATGGATATCCTCCAGCCCACGCCCGAGCACCCGATCATCCTCAACCTGCCGGCAACGGTCGAGGCGGCGACGCCCAACATCTATGCCGACCAGATCGAGTACTTCTGCCGCAACCTGCCCAACCGCGAGAGCGCGGTGATCTCGCTGCACACGCACAACGACCGGGGCACCGGCGTTGCTGCTGCCGAGCTTGGCCTGATGGCCGGCGCGGACCGCGTCGAGGGCTGCCTGTTCGGCAACGGCGAGCGCACCGGCAACTGCTGCCTCGTCACCGTCGCGCTCAACATGTACACGCAGGGCGTCGACCCCGAGCTGGACTTCTCGGACATCGACAAGGTCATCCAGACGGTAGAATACTGCAACCAGCTCAAGGTCGCCGAACGCCATCCCTATGGCGGCGAACTGGTCTTCACCGCCTTCTCGGGCTCGCATCAGGACGCTATCAAGAAGGGCTTCGCCGCGCAGGAGAAGCGCAACGACCAGATGTGGTCGGTGCCCTATCTGCCGATCGACCCGGCTGACCTTGGCCGCGACTACGAGGCGGTGATCCGCGTCAACTCGCAGTCGGGCAAGGGTGGCTTTGCCTGGGTGATCGAGCAGGACCAGGGCCTCAAGCTGCCCAAGCGCATGCAGGCGCACTTCTCCAAGCACGTGCAGGAGCTGGCCGACCAGCTCGGCCGCGAGCTGCAGGCCGGCGATATCTGGGACGTGTTCCGCAAGGCCTATCGCCTCGATGCGCCCCAGCGTTTCCAGCTGATCGACTGGGACGAGGCGCGCAGCGCAGACGGCAGCCGCGTTTTCGCCGGCAAGATCGGCGTCGACGGCAAGGAACAGAGCGTCTCGGGCCGTGGCAAGGGCCTCATCTCCTCGGTCGTCGCCACGCTGGCCGAGAGCTTCGGCCTCTCCATCGACGTGCGCGACTACGCCGAGCACTCGATGGGCAAGGACTCGAACGCCCGCGCCGCCGCCTACGTCGAATGCGTCACCCCCGCTGGCCAGGTCATCTGGGGCGTGGGCATCGACGAGGACGTGGCGACTGCCAGCGTGCGTGCGGTCCTCAGCGCGGCCAACGCGCTCGCCTGA
- a CDS encoding extensin-like domain-containing protein, producing the protein MSSLALDRIAILALLLLSLFLTGRGWLADHPEHNPWAPLSLDEGQGWATGRKLGGLRADAQTCAAFLERADIAVQPLEPTGEGSCRREDRQQLASADALGLALSPARAQTTCAVDGAFAWWIRHGVEPAARTHLESPVARIEHLGTYNCRRIGGGQNGNWSEHATGNAIDIAAFVLEDGTRISILGDWNAAVSGAGDEQAAFLHEVRDAACTAFATVLSPDYNAAHADHLHLDQARRAGGWSTCR; encoded by the coding sequence ATGTCCTCGCTCGCGCTCGACCGCATTGCCATCCTTGCCCTGCTGCTGCTTTCGCTGTTCCTCACAGGTCGGGGCTGGCTTGCCGATCATCCTGAACACAATCCCTGGGCACCGCTCTCGCTCGACGAGGGCCAAGGCTGGGCGACCGGGCGCAAGCTTGGGGGGCTGCGCGCCGACGCGCAGACTTGTGCTGCCTTCCTCGAGCGGGCCGACATTGCCGTGCAGCCGCTCGAGCCGACGGGAGAAGGTTCGTGCCGGCGCGAGGATCGCCAGCAGCTCGCGTCAGCGGATGCGCTCGGCCTCGCGCTCTCGCCCGCCCGCGCGCAGACGACCTGCGCTGTAGACGGGGCCTTTGCCTGGTGGATACGCCATGGCGTCGAGCCGGCCGCCAGAACGCATCTCGAGAGCCCTGTCGCGCGTATCGAGCATCTGGGGACCTACAACTGCCGGCGCATCGGCGGTGGGCAGAACGGCAACTGGAGCGAGCATGCGACCGGCAATGCGATCGACATCGCCGCCTTCGTCCTCGAGGACGGTACCCGCATCTCGATCCTGGGCGACTGGAACGCTGCTGTCAGCGGCGCTGGCGACGAGCAGGCGGCGTTCCTGCACGAGGTACGCGACGCGGCCTGTACGGCCTTCGCGACGGTGCTCTCGCCCGACTACAATGCGGCCCACGCCGATCACCTGCACCTCGATCAGGCAAGACGTGCGGGAGGATGGTCGACCTGCCGCTGA
- a CDS encoding error-prone DNA polymerase: MPEAPLTPDRRHVTVDPDGVTPPARAPFVELGLVSCFSFLRGASDPVDLVSEAHRLGYDALGIADANSMAGVVRIHAEAHELMLRPVIGCRIETVEGLVFLAYPSDRAAYGRLCALISAGRMGTLAGEWQDKGVCEISLAMLAAHGEGVHLVLVPPRDLDTRLTIAVTSNVVALGGESGAAAVETLSGTLAELLGPLARHLPTMRHLAASYLHLGHDVARIEALDAMAREHGLALLATNDVLYHAAERRPLHDVMTAIRHRTTVARAGWLLEANAERHLKSPQEMVRLFARWPHAIAAARELADACRFSLEELHYEYPEEICPEGRDPQAQLEALTWEGAARRYPQGIPETVRETLERELALIGKLALSKYFLTIKDIVDFARAQDPPILCQGRGSAANSAVCYCLEITAVDPARHALLFDRFISEERKEPPDIDVDFEHERREEVIQYIYRRYGRQRAGLCATVIHYRPRMAIREVGRAMGLSEDVTSALARTVWGGHGREIGEKHVAETGMDLTDPHLKRVLKLTDQMIGMPRHLSQHVGGFILTQGPLVETVPIGNGAMPERSFIEWDKDDIDALGILKVDVLALGMLTCIRKCLDLLGAHHARDLTLATVPREDPETYAMLRKGDSLGVFQVESRAQMNMLPRLRPREFYDLVIQVAIVRPGPIQGDMVHPYLKRRRGEEQVAIPAPAPEHGPPDELTSILARTLGVPIFQEQAMKIALDAARFSSAEANRLRKAMATFRSRGMVSELQDMMVGRMIARGYDPDFAERCFNQIKGFGEYGFPESHAASFAHLVYVSSWLKCHFPAAFACALLNSQPMGFYAPAQIVRDAREHGVTVLPVDVNHSDWDCTLEPCAGPGGARDGVGHPGSGRDGIALRLGLRQIDGFPEHGAAKLVAARQVHGAYREVAQLREHARLSPALVERLAAADAFASMNLSRRQGLWDARSLVAAPDLPLFAAAQARDEGVEGTIAQLPRMPLSEEVVADYQTQRLSLKAHPMAFLRASLAERGFVRAGDLRQKKFRAMVQVAGVVLIRQRPGSAKGVCFITLEDETGVANIVVWPDQMEKQRRVIMGARLMEVRGRVEYDDEVIHVIAAHLTDASAELHRLSEDMLPSGIARADHVRNPLPSRAEQIAGKGARGEADGAFEPVEPWQPPGPGNRDCGYHRGHPRDIRVIPRSRDFH; this comes from the coding sequence ATGCCCGAAGCCCCGCTCACGCCCGACCGCCGCCACGTCACCGTCGATCCCGACGGCGTGACGCCGCCTGCGCGCGCGCCTTTCGTCGAGCTGGGGCTGGTGAGCTGCTTCTCTTTCCTGCGCGGCGCCTCGGACCCGGTCGACCTTGTCAGCGAGGCGCATCGTCTGGGCTACGATGCGCTGGGGATCGCCGATGCAAATTCGATGGCGGGCGTGGTGCGCATCCATGCCGAGGCGCACGAACTCATGCTGCGTCCGGTGATCGGTTGCCGGATCGAGACGGTCGAGGGGCTCGTCTTCCTCGCCTATCCCTCCGACCGGGCGGCCTATGGGCGGCTCTGCGCGCTGATCTCGGCAGGGCGCATGGGCACGCTGGCGGGAGAATGGCAGGACAAGGGCGTGTGCGAGATCTCGCTGGCGATGCTCGCCGCGCATGGCGAGGGCGTCCATCTCGTGCTGGTGCCGCCGCGCGACCTCGACACCCGCCTCACCATCGCGGTGACGAGCAACGTGGTCGCGCTGGGGGGCGAAAGCGGCGCGGCGGCGGTCGAGACGCTCAGCGGAACCCTCGCCGAGCTGCTGGGCCCGCTCGCACGCCATTTGCCCACCATGCGCCATCTTGCCGCCAGTTACCTGCATCTGGGCCATGACGTCGCGCGGATCGAGGCGCTTGACGCCATGGCGCGCGAACACGGTCTCGCGCTGCTGGCGACCAACGACGTGCTCTACCACGCCGCCGAGCGGCGCCCGCTGCATGACGTCATGACCGCGATCCGGCACAGGACCACGGTGGCACGCGCTGGCTGGCTGCTCGAGGCCAATGCCGAGCGCCACCTCAAGTCGCCGCAGGAGATGGTGCGTCTCTTCGCGCGCTGGCCTCACGCCATCGCCGCCGCGCGCGAGCTTGCCGACGCCTGCCGTTTCAGTCTCGAGGAGCTGCACTACGAATATCCCGAGGAAATCTGTCCCGAGGGGCGCGACCCGCAGGCACAGCTCGAGGCCCTGACTTGGGAAGGCGCGGCGCGGCGCTATCCGCAAGGGATACCCGAGACGGTGCGCGAGACGCTCGAGCGCGAGCTGGCGCTGATCGGCAAGCTGGCGCTGTCCAAGTACTTCCTCACGATCAAGGACATCGTCGATTTCGCGCGGGCACAGGATCCGCCGATCCTGTGCCAGGGGCGCGGCTCTGCGGCCAATTCGGCGGTGTGCTACTGCCTCGAGATCACCGCGGTCGACCCGGCGCGCCACGCCCTGCTGTTCGACCGCTTCATCTCCGAGGAGCGCAAGGAGCCGCCCGACATCGACGTCGACTTCGAGCATGAGCGGCGCGAGGAGGTGATCCAGTACATCTACCGGCGCTATGGCCGCCAGCGGGCAGGCCTGTGCGCCACGGTGATCCACTATCGCCCGCGCATGGCGATCCGCGAGGTCGGGCGCGCCATGGGCCTGTCCGAGGACGTCACCAGCGCGCTGGCGCGGACCGTATGGGGCGGGCACGGACGCGAGATCGGCGAGAAGCATGTCGCCGAAACGGGCATGGACCTGACCGATCCGCACCTCAAGCGCGTTCTCAAGTTGACGGATCAGATGATTGGAATGCCAAGACATCTTTCGCAACATGTGGGCGGGTTCATCCTCACCCAGGGGCCGCTCGTCGAGACCGTGCCGATCGGCAACGGGGCCATGCCCGAGCGCTCCTTCATCGAGTGGGACAAGGACGACATCGATGCGCTCGGCATCCTCAAGGTCGACGTCCTCGCGCTCGGCATGCTCACCTGCATCCGCAAGTGCCTCGATCTGCTCGGCGCGCATCACGCTCGCGACCTGACGCTTGCCACGGTCCCGCGCGAGGACCCGGAAACCTACGCCATGCTGCGCAAGGGGGACTCGCTGGGCGTGTTCCAGGTCGAGAGCCGCGCGCAGATGAACATGTTGCCGCGCCTGCGTCCGCGCGAGTTCTACGATCTCGTCATCCAGGTCGCGATCGTGCGGCCCGGGCCGATCCAGGGCGACATGGTCCACCCCTACCTCAAGCGGCGGCGCGGCGAGGAGCAGGTCGCGATCCCAGCGCCCGCGCCCGAGCACGGCCCGCCCGACGAGCTGACCAGCATCCTCGCGCGCACGCTGGGCGTGCCGATCTTCCAGGAGCAGGCGATGAAGATCGCGCTCGATGCCGCCCGCTTCTCCAGCGCCGAGGCCAACCGGCTGCGCAAGGCCATGGCGACCTTCCGCTCGCGCGGGATGGTCTCGGAGCTGCAGGACATGATGGTCGGTCGCATGATTGCGCGCGGCTACGATCCCGACTTCGCCGAGCGCTGCTTCAACCAGATCAAGGGCTTCGGCGAATACGGTTTTCCCGAAAGCCACGCGGCCAGTTTCGCGCATCTCGTCTATGTCTCGAGCTGGCTCAAGTGCCACTTTCCCGCCGCCTTCGCCTGCGCATTGCTCAATTCGCAGCCCATGGGCTTCTACGCTCCTGCGCAGATCGTGCGCGATGCGCGCGAGCATGGCGTCACGGTGCTGCCAGTCGACGTCAATCATTCGGATTGGGACTGCACGCTCGAGCCCTGTGCGGGCCCGGGCGGTGCGCGCGACGGTGTCGGGCATCCCGGCTCGGGGCGCGACGGTATCGCGCTGCGCCTTGGCCTGCGCCAGATCGACGGCTTTCCCGAGCATGGCGCGGCCAAGCTGGTTGCGGCGCGGCAGGTGCACGGGGCCTATCGCGAGGTAGCGCAGCTGCGCGAACATGCCCGGCTTTCGCCCGCGCTGGTCGAGCGGCTCGCCGCCGCCGATGCCTTCGCCTCGATGAACCTCTCGCGCCGGCAGGGCTTGTGGGATGCGCGCAGCCTCGTCGCTGCGCCCGACCTGCCGCTCTTCGCCGCCGCGCAGGCGCGTGACGAGGGCGTGGAAGGGACGATCGCGCAGCTGCCCAGGATGCCGCTGAGCGAGGAAGTGGTCGCCGACTACCAGACCCAGCGTCTTTCGCTCAAGGCGCACCCCATGGCCTTCCTGCGTGCCTCGCTGGCCGAGCGCGGCTTCGTGCGCGCGGGCGACCTCAGGCAGAAGAAGTTTCGCGCGATGGTTCAGGTCGCGGGCGTGGTGCTGATCCGCCAGCGCCCGGGCAGCGCCAAGGGGGTGTGCTTCATCACCCTCGAGGACGAGACCGGGGTGGCCAACATCGTCGTGTGGCCCGACCAGATGGAGAAGCAGCGCCGGGTGATCATGGGCGCGCGGCTGATGGAGGTGCGCGGCCGGGTCGAGTACGACGACGAGGTGATCCACGTGATCGCGGCGCACCTCACCGATGCCAGCGCCGAACTGCACCGCCTTTCCGAGGACATGCTGCCATCCGGCATCGCGCGCGCCGACCACGTGCGCAATCCGCTGCCCTCGCGCGCCGAGCAGATCGCGGGGAAGGGAGCGAGGGGGGAGGCGGACGGGGCCTTCGAGCCGGTCGAGCCATGGCAGCCGCCCGGACCCGGCAACCGCGACTGCGGCTATCACCGGGGTCACCCGCGCGACATACGCGTGATCCCGAGATCACGCGATTTCCATTAG